The following are encoded in a window of Streptomyces sp. Go-475 genomic DNA:
- a CDS encoding cytochrome P450, which yields MESQWGDGGSVDLDDTRLESLNPEPLLTRDYETRPALVYERLRQQHGPVAPVDLLGVPAWLVLGYREALQVLQDDDGWPKGLENWRARSEGRVPADWPLGPSLEVNHILIQGGPGYRPLRTAWDVALKPFQDPRHPQAKRLKSAVTAYADELITLVGQGGRTGVADLSAQFSRPLPLMVASHLLGFPGSQGDDALMDMWRVLDAGPDAEAALERLLATLAELAAQKLEKPGDDFPSYLLAAHPDLSLDHLARELFMLLGMTSDHVGILISNTVVEVISGEGSVRASLSAGMVRETMNRVVMRKPPLVNFVPRFAARDTRLGNYTIHAGDPVWVSSAAAHADPLFADHVASGTAISTRAHLSWGAGPRQCPARELASTVAAAGVGRLFERFDHVDLALPADQLPWRSSPFMRGLRSLPVRYSLAAAPPARPVTDDPAPEVAQEVLPDQSARQRSSLWRYLTGLIRGGR from the coding sequence ATGGAATCCCAGTGGGGTGACGGCGGATCCGTGGACCTGGACGACACGCGACTGGAGTCGTTGAATCCTGAACCGCTGCTGACCCGTGACTACGAGACGCGGCCCGCGCTCGTGTACGAGCGGCTGCGGCAGCAGCACGGCCCGGTCGCGCCGGTCGACCTGCTGGGGGTGCCCGCCTGGCTGGTCCTCGGTTACCGCGAGGCGCTCCAGGTCCTCCAGGACGACGACGGCTGGCCCAAGGGACTGGAGAACTGGCGGGCCCGCTCCGAGGGCCGCGTGCCCGCCGACTGGCCGCTCGGACCGTCCCTGGAGGTCAACCACATCCTGATCCAGGGCGGCCCCGGCTACCGGCCGCTGCGCACGGCCTGGGACGTGGCCCTCAAGCCGTTCCAGGACCCGCGCCACCCCCAGGCCAAGCGCCTGAAGTCCGCCGTCACCGCCTACGCCGACGAACTCATCACGCTGGTCGGCCAGGGCGGCAGGACCGGCGTCGCCGACCTGTCCGCGCAGTTCTCCCGGCCGCTGCCGCTGATGGTGGCCAGTCACCTTCTCGGCTTCCCCGGCTCACAGGGCGACGACGCGCTGATGGACATGTGGCGCGTGCTCGACGCGGGCCCCGACGCCGAGGCCGCGCTGGAGCGCCTGCTGGCCACCCTGGCCGAACTGGCCGCGCAGAAGCTGGAGAAGCCCGGCGACGACTTCCCCTCCTACCTGCTGGCCGCGCACCCGGACCTGTCGCTCGACCACCTGGCCCGCGAGCTGTTCATGCTGCTCGGCATGACCTCCGACCACGTCGGCATCCTCATCTCCAACACCGTCGTGGAGGTCATCTCGGGCGAGGGCAGCGTGCGCGCCAGCCTGTCCGCCGGGATGGTCAGGGAGACCATGAACCGCGTGGTCATGCGCAAGCCGCCGCTGGTGAACTTCGTCCCGCGCTTCGCCGCCCGGGACACCCGGCTCGGCAACTACACCATCCACGCGGGCGACCCGGTGTGGGTCTCCTCCGCCGCCGCGCACGCCGACCCGCTCTTCGCCGACCACGTCGCCTCCGGCACCGCCATCAGCACCCGGGCGCACCTGTCCTGGGGAGCCGGACCGCGCCAGTGCCCGGCGCGGGAACTCGCCTCGACGGTCGCGGCGGCCGGTGTGGGCCGCCTGTTCGAGCGGTTCGACCACGTCGACCTCGCCCTGCCGGCCGACCAACTGCCCTGGCGTTCCTCGCCGTTCATGCGCGGACTGCGCTCGCTGCCCGTGCGCTACTCCCTCGCCGCGGCGCCGCCCGCGCGGCCGGTGACGGACGACCCCGCGCCGGAGGTGGCCCAGGAGGTCCTGCCGGACCAGTCGGCCCGGCAGCGGTCGTCACTGTGGCGCTACCTGACGGGGCTGATCCGCGGCGGCCGCTGA
- a CDS encoding FAD-dependent oxidoreductase, with amino-acid sequence MFDGDVVVIGGGYAGVRLARRLDGTARVTLVDRKEVFFHRIASLRAGVRPEWTHTPFIPYDRLLRHGRVVTGKAVRIDTAERQVALATGERLPYDVLVIATGADYPEPARFVGTTTEEAAKSFAEHQRNIATAEHVLVVGGGPGGVELSAEIRLARPDARVTLAHAGPALLDSTGSERPGRKARAWLESHDVEVRLDSFMSPGNDFGTYRDARGTVLEADLSFWATGTTPNTLWLRLAGHGDWLDAAGHVKVDRMLRVDGRLDVFAVGDVNDATELKITPAALAQADLAAHNIRAYLQSSGKHRKEPRLYRPIHRTPLIVPFGAADGLTMLPVPGGESAVLGSRTTTLAKAKTLMTPYMRRQLGYTAA; translated from the coding sequence GTGTTCGACGGCGACGTAGTGGTGATCGGCGGCGGATACGCCGGTGTCCGGCTGGCCAGGCGGCTGGACGGCACGGCCCGGGTCACGCTGGTGGACCGCAAGGAGGTCTTCTTCCACCGCATCGCCTCCCTGCGCGCGGGTGTCCGGCCCGAGTGGACGCACACGCCGTTCATCCCCTACGACCGGCTGCTGCGCCACGGCCGGGTGGTCACCGGCAAGGCCGTCCGCATCGACACCGCCGAGCGGCAGGTCGCCCTCGCCACCGGCGAACGGCTGCCGTACGACGTCCTCGTGATCGCCACCGGCGCCGACTACCCCGAACCGGCCCGCTTCGTGGGCACCACCACCGAGGAGGCGGCCAAGTCCTTCGCCGAGCACCAGCGCAACATCGCCACCGCCGAGCACGTCCTCGTCGTCGGCGGCGGCCCCGGCGGCGTCGAACTCAGCGCCGAGATCCGCCTCGCCCGGCCGGACGCCCGGGTCACGCTCGCCCACGCCGGGCCGGCCCTGCTCGACTCCACGGGCAGCGAGCGGCCGGGCCGCAAGGCACGCGCCTGGCTGGAGTCCCACGACGTGGAGGTCCGGCTCGACTCCTTCATGTCCCCCGGCAACGACTTCGGCACCTATCGCGACGCCCGCGGCACCGTCCTGGAGGCCGACCTGTCCTTCTGGGCGACCGGCACCACCCCCAACACCCTCTGGCTGCGGCTGGCCGGACACGGCGACTGGCTCGACGCCGCCGGACACGTGAAGGTCGACCGGATGCTCCGGGTCGACGGGAGACTCGACGTGTTCGCCGTCGGCGACGTGAACGACGCCACCGAACTCAAGATCACCCCCGCCGCCCTCGCCCAGGCGGACCTCGCCGCCCACAACATCCGCGCCTACCTGCAGAGTTCCGGAAAGCACCGCAAGGAGCCGCGCCTGTACCGCCCGATCCACCGCACCCCGCTCATCGTGCCGTTCGGCGCGGCCGACGGGCTGACCATGCTGCCCGTGCCGGGCGGTGAGTCCGCGGTCCTCGGCAGCCGCACCACCACCCTGGCCAAGGCGAAGACCCTCATGACGCCCTACATGCGGCGTCAACTCGGCTACACCGCCGCCTGA
- the lanKC gene encoding class III lanthionine synthetase LanKC, with product MDMRYEAFCLMDPDFYDTPARAKGQSDSFELARCPAPDGWVRSDLDSWVVLTPDGLVLPPQGWKIHVSASLGTAREVLSAVWDYCVSARIAFKFLPSEDHLLLANAKYAPRGSSGKFVTIYPADEAQLETVLHELGPVVAGRPGPYILSDLRWGDGPLYVRYGGFAVRTCLSPDGELVPAIEDPSGRLVPDVRGPVFRVPDWVTLPAFLEPHLAERNSTTVADLPYRIESALHFSNGGGLYTGHDLRTGQRVVLKEARPYAGLTLDGADAVTRQHRERDALERLRGLDCVPALLDHFVLGEHHFLVEEFVEGPTLNTLFVERCPLVLPETTAMDTEGYTAWALDMLDQAERAVDAVHARGLIVGDLHADNMLVRPDGRLVLIDFEGVADVTDQGSQRLAAPGFTVPRGLTGTDIDRYALACLRLFLFLPLTNLFPLDAGKARQFAEEATRIFPVPQGFFDDAVRVIAGDGTGARAGSGTPQRLEPDHQSWPRARASMTAAILAAATPDRDDRLFPGDVEQFTVPGGGLGLAHGAAGVLYALDTVGAGRHPDHEEWLVRHALHPEPGARLGLYDGLHGVAYTLDHLGHREEATKVVEMCLGEQWQQLGPDLHGGLAGIGLDLQHFAAATGDPAFRDAAFVVAGLVAERLGPADESPDDGETPKAGLMHGSTGPALMFLRLYEHTGDPEFLDLAGTALRQDLRRCVLREGGSMEVDEGWRSLPYLGTGSAGIGLVLDDYLAHRQDDTFRAASAAIRTAAQGRFYIQSGLFQGLAGMILCLSRPHPPGTAARRDPVVAEHIRRLSRHALTYRDHLAFPGEQLMRLSTDLATGSAGVLLAVGSALHTSPVRLPFLAPSDRWNAPHGPVPPSPRGQGGGEPS from the coding sequence GTGGACATGCGCTACGAGGCGTTCTGCCTCATGGACCCGGACTTCTACGACACGCCCGCCCGCGCCAAAGGCCAGAGCGACAGCTTCGAACTGGCCCGATGTCCGGCCCCGGACGGGTGGGTGCGGTCCGATCTGGACAGCTGGGTGGTGCTCACCCCCGACGGCCTGGTGCTTCCGCCGCAGGGCTGGAAGATCCACGTGTCGGCCTCGCTCGGCACGGCCCGGGAGGTCCTGAGCGCCGTATGGGACTACTGCGTCTCCGCTCGTATCGCCTTCAAGTTCCTGCCGAGCGAGGACCACCTCCTGCTCGCCAACGCCAAGTACGCCCCGCGCGGATCCAGCGGCAAGTTCGTGACGATCTACCCGGCGGACGAGGCCCAGCTCGAAACGGTCCTCCACGAGCTGGGCCCCGTCGTGGCGGGCCGTCCGGGCCCGTACATCCTCAGCGACCTGCGCTGGGGGGACGGCCCGCTGTACGTCAGGTACGGAGGGTTCGCCGTGCGGACCTGCCTGTCGCCCGACGGCGAGCTGGTACCGGCGATCGAGGACCCGTCCGGCCGGCTCGTGCCCGACGTGCGCGGACCGGTGTTCCGGGTGCCGGACTGGGTGACCCTGCCCGCCTTCCTCGAACCCCACCTGGCCGAACGGAACAGCACGACCGTCGCCGACCTGCCCTACCGCATCGAGAGCGCCCTGCACTTCTCCAACGGCGGCGGCCTCTACACCGGTCACGACCTGCGGACCGGGCAGCGGGTCGTGCTCAAGGAGGCCCGCCCGTACGCCGGGCTCACCCTGGACGGCGCCGACGCCGTCACCCGGCAGCACCGCGAGCGGGACGCCCTCGAACGGCTGCGCGGGCTCGACTGCGTGCCGGCCCTGCTCGACCACTTCGTCCTCGGGGAGCACCACTTCCTGGTCGAGGAGTTCGTCGAGGGGCCGACGCTCAACACCCTCTTCGTGGAACGCTGCCCCCTCGTCCTGCCGGAGACCACCGCCATGGACACCGAGGGCTACACCGCCTGGGCCCTCGACATGCTGGACCAGGCCGAGCGCGCCGTCGACGCCGTACACGCCAGGGGCCTGATCGTGGGCGACCTCCACGCCGACAACATGCTGGTCCGCCCCGACGGCCGTCTCGTACTCATCGACTTCGAGGGCGTCGCGGACGTGACCGACCAGGGAAGCCAGCGCCTCGCGGCCCCCGGGTTCACCGTCCCGCGCGGCCTGACCGGCACCGACATCGACCGCTACGCACTGGCCTGCCTGCGGCTCTTCCTCTTCCTGCCGCTCACCAACCTGTTCCCGCTCGACGCGGGGAAGGCACGGCAGTTCGCCGAGGAGGCCACCCGGATCTTCCCCGTCCCCCAGGGGTTCTTCGACGACGCGGTACGGGTGATCGCCGGCGACGGCACCGGCGCGCGGGCGGGCTCCGGCACACCGCAGCGGCTGGAACCGGACCATCAGAGCTGGCCGCGCGCCCGCGCGTCCATGACCGCCGCCATCCTGGCCGCCGCCACACCGGACCGCGACGACCGGCTCTTCCCGGGCGACGTCGAGCAGTTCACCGTCCCGGGCGGGGGCCTGGGCCTCGCACACGGCGCGGCGGGAGTGCTGTACGCGCTGGACACGGTCGGCGCCGGCCGCCACCCGGACCACGAGGAGTGGCTCGTACGCCACGCCCTGCACCCCGAGCCGGGGGCGCGCCTCGGTCTCTACGACGGCCTGCACGGCGTCGCGTACACCCTCGACCACCTCGGCCACCGCGAGGAGGCGACGAAGGTTGTCGAGATGTGCCTCGGCGAACAGTGGCAGCAACTGGGACCCGACCTGCATGGAGGCCTGGCCGGGATCGGCCTGGACCTCCAGCACTTCGCCGCGGCCACCGGCGACCCCGCGTTCCGCGACGCGGCCTTCGTGGTGGCGGGGCTCGTCGCCGAACGGCTCGGACCGGCCGACGAGAGCCCGGACGACGGCGAGACCCCGAAGGCCGGGCTGATGCACGGCTCGACCGGGCCGGCCCTGATGTTCCTGCGGCTGTACGAGCACACCGGCGACCCGGAGTTCCTCGACCTGGCCGGCACGGCCCTCCGGCAGGACCTGCGCCGCTGCGTCCTCCGTGAGGGAGGGTCCATGGAGGTCGACGAGGGCTGGCGGAGCCTGCCGTACCTGGGCACCGGCAGCGCCGGGATCGGCCTCGTGCTCGACGACTACCTGGCCCACCGCCAGGACGACACCTTCCGCGCGGCGTCCGCCGCGATCCGCACGGCGGCTCAGGGACGGTTCTACATCCAGTCCGGGCTATTCCAGGGCCTGGCGGGGATGATCCTCTGCCTCAGCCGGCCGCATCCCCCGGGCACCGCCGCGCGGCGCGACCCCGTGGTCGCCGAGCACATCCGCCGCCTGTCCCGCCACGCGCTCACCTACCGGGACCACCTGGCCTTCCCGGGCGAGCAGCTCATGCGGCTCTCCACCGACCTGGCCACCGGCAGCGCGGGAGTCCTGCTCGCCGTCGGCTCCGCGCTCCACACCAGCCCCGTACGGCTGCCGTTCCTCGCTCCCAGCGACAGGTGGAACGCGCCGCACGGCCCAGTTCCCCCGTCCCCACGAGGTCAGGGAGGAGGTGAACCCTCATGA
- a CDS encoding substrate-binding domain-containing protein — translation MHRNRKAAPTVRTARFACCALLAAATALLGCERGSSDGPDETATGRNGCPDVHARAQDAVTRAERTDIPWGGPTSGPEAVSGRTLVYVAQTMTNPGVAGAARGVREAARVIGWSVRVIDGGGTPAGIQAAMSEAVALRPSGIVIGGFDPNSTAQQVARATAQRIPLIGWHAVPEPGPSRQPELFTNVTTRVEDVARISAQWIISDSDGRAGVVLITDASIPFARNKSDLIRKELTSCQGVRLLSVENIPIPDASSRTPREISSLLSRFQDRWTHSVAINDLYFADAAPAFRAAGEKGSGPPFNIGAGDGDPSAFQRINSGQYQAATVPEPLSLQGWQIVDEFNRAFAGRPASGYVAPVHIATADNSAGATTWDPAGYREAYRRIWGK, via the coding sequence GTGCACCGCAACCGCAAGGCCGCCCCCACAGTCCGCACCGCGCGGTTCGCCTGCTGCGCCCTGCTGGCGGCCGCAACCGCCCTCCTCGGCTGCGAACGCGGCTCGTCGGACGGCCCGGACGAGACGGCGACCGGCCGGAACGGCTGTCCCGACGTCCACGCCAGGGCCCAAGACGCCGTCACACGGGCGGAGCGGACGGACATCCCCTGGGGCGGACCCACCAGCGGCCCGGAGGCGGTGTCCGGCAGGACCCTCGTCTACGTCGCCCAGACCATGACCAACCCCGGTGTCGCGGGCGCCGCGAGGGGCGTGCGCGAGGCCGCGCGGGTCATCGGCTGGAGCGTCCGCGTGATCGACGGCGGGGGCACCCCGGCCGGCATCCAGGCCGCCATGAGCGAGGCCGTGGCCCTGCGGCCCTCGGGCATCGTCATCGGCGGGTTCGACCCGAACTCGACGGCACAGCAGGTCGCCCGGGCCACCGCGCAGCGCATTCCGCTCATCGGCTGGCACGCGGTCCCCGAGCCCGGCCCCAGCCGGCAGCCCGAGCTCTTCACCAACGTCACCACCCGCGTCGAGGACGTGGCCCGCATCAGCGCGCAGTGGATCATCTCCGACTCGGACGGGCGCGCCGGGGTCGTGCTCATCACCGACGCCTCGATCCCCTTCGCCAGGAACAAGTCCGACCTGATCAGAAAGGAGCTGACGAGCTGTCAGGGGGTGCGGCTGCTCTCGGTGGAGAACATCCCGATCCCGGACGCGAGCAGCCGCACCCCGCGCGAGATCTCCTCCCTGCTCTCCCGGTTCCAGGACCGGTGGACCCACTCCGTCGCGATCAACGACCTGTACTTCGCCGACGCCGCCCCCGCCTTCCGCGCGGCCGGCGAGAAGGGCTCGGGCCCGCCCTTCAACATCGGCGCCGGTGACGGCGACCCGTCCGCCTTCCAGCGCATCAACAGCGGGCAGTACCAGGCCGCCACCGTGCCCGAGCCGCTGTCCCTCCAGGGCTGGCAGATCGTCGACGAGTTCAACCGCGCCTTCGCGGGCCGCCCCGCCAGCGGGTACGTGGCGCCCGTCCACATCGCCACCGCCGACAACAGCGCCGGCGCCACGACCTGGGACCCCGCGGGCTACCGGGAGGCCTACCGGCGGATCTGGGGGAAGTGA